From a single Gadus morhua chromosome 3, gadMor3.0, whole genome shotgun sequence genomic region:
- the rbm47 gene encoding RNA-binding protein 47 isoform X2, with protein MTAEDPASSSVTMSNKSAPSSSAKPPAGPSHLLAHHDHVSVPEGVAGAPNEAALVTLMERTGYDMVQENGQRKYGPPPGWDGQAPPRGCEIFVGKIPRDVYEDELVPVFESVGRIYEMRLMMDFDGKNRGYAFVMYTQKHEAKRAVRELNNYEVRPGRLLGVCCSVDNCRLFIGGIPKTKKREEILEEVSKVTEGVLDVIVYASAADKMKNRGFAFVEYESHRAAAMARRKLMPGRIQLWGHQIAVDWAEPEIDVDEDVMETVKILYVRNLMMETSEETLRKVFGQWNQGCVERVKKIRDYAFVHFTSRDDAVLAMDHLNGTEVEGSCIEVTLAKPVDKEQYTRYQKASKGGTVAAPAETPQPNYIYQCDPYTLTYYGYPYSTLIGPNRDYFVKGAPMIQNDGTVRGRGRAAPGTRTPGPRGSYLGGYSAGRGIYSRYHDGKAKQSDTPYDLMTGLELASSVNPVGIKPGTMALSGLGGQYSVFSAGPGAKMMEEGKMHGMEHLMQPLAMQQAEHGSAAAAAAAAAAANMLPAVSTPPPYQGRPITPVYAMAHNVQRIPNAGLYGAGYMPSYAVNSAALVALQKNAAVAAATYGGYGYAMPQAFPATAAFQMPLHDIYQSY; from the exons ATGACAGCCgaagaccccgcttcctcttcCGTAACCATGAGCAACAAGTCCGCCCCCTCCAGCAGCGCCAAACCACCCGCGGGCCCCTCCCACCTGCTCGCCCACCACGACCACGTGTCCGTCCCTGAGGGCGTGGCCGGCGCGCCCAATGAGGCCGCCCTGGTCACCCTGATGGAGCGCACCGGCTACGACATGGTGCAGGAGAACGGCCAGCGCAAGTACGGCCCCCCGCCGGGCTGGGACGGACAGGCGCCCCCACGCGGCTGTGAGATCTTCGTGGGCAAGATCCCGCGGGACGTGTACGAAGACGAACTGGTGCCCGTGTTCGAGTCGGTGGGCCGCATCTACGAGATGCGCCTGATGATGGACTTTGACGGCAAGAACCGCGGCTACGCCTTTGTGATGTACACGCAGAAGCACGAGGCCAAGCGGGCGGTGCGGGAGCTCAACAACTACGAGGTGCGCCCGGGCCGCCTGCTGGGCGTCTGCTGCTCGGTGGACAACTGCCGGCTGTTCATCGGCGGCATCCCCAAGACCAAGAAGCGGGAGGAGATCCTGGAGGAGGTGTCCAAGGTGACGGAGGGCGTGCTGGACGTCATTGTGTACGCCAGCGCCGCCGACAAGATGAAGAACCGAGGCTTCGCCTTCGTGGAGTACGAGTCGCACCGTGCCGCCGCCATGGCCCGCCGGAAGCTGATGCCCGGCAGGATCCAGCTGTGGGGACACCAGATCGCCGTGGACTGGGCGGAGCCAGAGATCGACGTGGACGAGGACGTTATGGAGACGGTGAAGATCCTCTACGTCCGCAACCTCATGATGGAGACCAGCGAGGAGACCCTGCGGAAG GTATTCGGCCAATGGAACCAAGGCTGCGTAGAACGCGTCAAGAAGATCCGCGACTACGCATTTGTCCACTTCACCTCCCGGGACGACGCAGTCCTGGCCATGGACCACCTCAACGGCACTGAGGTGGAGGGCTCCTGCATCGAGGTGACCCTGGCCAAGCCTGTGGACAAGGAGCAGTACACGCGCTACCAGAAGGCATCCAAAGGGGGCACTGTCGCTGCGCCGGCGGAGACGCCCCAGCCGAACTACATTTACCAGTGCGACCCGTACACGCTCACGTACTACGGATACCCCTACAGCACGCTGATCGGGCCCAACAGGGACTACTTCGTGAAAG GAGCCCCAATGATACAGAACGATG GTACTGTGCGGGGTCGTGGCCGCGCCGCACCAGGTACCCGGacccccgggccacgggggtcGTACCTGGGAGGCTACTCCGCCGGCCGCGGTATCTACAGCCGTTACCATGACGGCAAGGCCAAGCAGTCCGATACGCCCTATGATCTGATGACTGGCCTGGAGCTGGCCTCATCCGTCAACCCCGTTGGCATCAAACCTGGCACAA TGGCCCTGTCCGGTCTGGGGGGCCAGTACTCTGTCTTCAgcgcgggccccggggccaagatgatggaggaggggaagatGCACGGCATGGAGCACCTCATGCAGCCTCTGGCCATGCAGCAGGCCGAGCAcggctccgccgccgccgctgccgccgccgccgccgcggctaACATGCTGCCCGCAGTGTCCACACCTCCCCCCTACCAG GGCCGCCCCATCACGCCCGTCTATGCCATGGCCCACAACGTGCAGCGCATCCCGAACGCCGGCCTGTACGGCGCCGGCTACATGCCCAGCTATGCGGTCAACTCGGCCGCGCTCGTCGCCCTGCAGAAGAACGCCGCCGTCGCCGCGGCCACGTACGGCGGCTACGGCTACGCCATGCCGCAGGCCTTTCCCGCCACGGCCGCCTTCCAGATGCCCCTCCACGACATCTACCAGAGCTACTGa
- the rbm47 gene encoding RNA-binding protein 47 isoform X4, whose amino-acid sequence MTAEDPASSSVTMSNKSAPSSSAKPPAGPSHLLAHHDHVSVPEGVAGAPNEAALVTLMERTGYDMVQENGQRKYGPPPGWDGQAPPRGCEIFVGKIPRDVYEDELVPVFESVGRIYEMRLMMDFDGKNRGYAFVMYTQKHEAKRAVRELNNYEVRPGRLLGVCCSVDNCRLFIGGIPKTKKREEILEEVSKVTEGVLDVIVYASAADKMKNRGFAFVEYESHRAAAMARRKLMPGRIQLWGHQIAVDWAEPEIDVDEDVMETVKILYVRNLMMETSEETLRKVFGQWNQGCVERVKKIRDYAFVHFTSRDDAVLAMDHLNGTEVEGSCIEVTLAKPVDKEQYTRYQKASKGGTVAAPAETPQPNYIYQCDPYTLTYYGYPYSTLIGPNRDYFVKGAPMIQNDVALSGLGGQYSVFSAGPGAKMMEEGKMHGMEHLMQPLAMQQAEHGSAAAAAAAAAAANMLPAVSTPPPYQGRPITPVYAMAHNVQRIPNAGLYGAGYMPSYAVNSAALVALQKNAAVAAATYGGYGYAMPQAFPATAAFQMPLHDIYQSY is encoded by the exons ATGACAGCCgaagaccccgcttcctcttcCGTAACCATGAGCAACAAGTCCGCCCCCTCCAGCAGCGCCAAACCACCCGCGGGCCCCTCCCACCTGCTCGCCCACCACGACCACGTGTCCGTCCCTGAGGGCGTGGCCGGCGCGCCCAATGAGGCCGCCCTGGTCACCCTGATGGAGCGCACCGGCTACGACATGGTGCAGGAGAACGGCCAGCGCAAGTACGGCCCCCCGCCGGGCTGGGACGGACAGGCGCCCCCACGCGGCTGTGAGATCTTCGTGGGCAAGATCCCGCGGGACGTGTACGAAGACGAACTGGTGCCCGTGTTCGAGTCGGTGGGCCGCATCTACGAGATGCGCCTGATGATGGACTTTGACGGCAAGAACCGCGGCTACGCCTTTGTGATGTACACGCAGAAGCACGAGGCCAAGCGGGCGGTGCGGGAGCTCAACAACTACGAGGTGCGCCCGGGCCGCCTGCTGGGCGTCTGCTGCTCGGTGGACAACTGCCGGCTGTTCATCGGCGGCATCCCCAAGACCAAGAAGCGGGAGGAGATCCTGGAGGAGGTGTCCAAGGTGACGGAGGGCGTGCTGGACGTCATTGTGTACGCCAGCGCCGCCGACAAGATGAAGAACCGAGGCTTCGCCTTCGTGGAGTACGAGTCGCACCGTGCCGCCGCCATGGCCCGCCGGAAGCTGATGCCCGGCAGGATCCAGCTGTGGGGACACCAGATCGCCGTGGACTGGGCGGAGCCAGAGATCGACGTGGACGAGGACGTTATGGAGACGGTGAAGATCCTCTACGTCCGCAACCTCATGATGGAGACCAGCGAGGAGACCCTGCGGAAG GTATTCGGCCAATGGAACCAAGGCTGCGTAGAACGCGTCAAGAAGATCCGCGACTACGCATTTGTCCACTTCACCTCCCGGGACGACGCAGTCCTGGCCATGGACCACCTCAACGGCACTGAGGTGGAGGGCTCCTGCATCGAGGTGACCCTGGCCAAGCCTGTGGACAAGGAGCAGTACACGCGCTACCAGAAGGCATCCAAAGGGGGCACTGTCGCTGCGCCGGCGGAGACGCCCCAGCCGAACTACATTTACCAGTGCGACCCGTACACGCTCACGTACTACGGATACCCCTACAGCACGCTGATCGGGCCCAACAGGGACTACTTCGTGAAAG GAGCCCCAATGATACAGAACGATG TGGCCCTGTCCGGTCTGGGGGGCCAGTACTCTGTCTTCAgcgcgggccccggggccaagatgatggaggaggggaagatGCACGGCATGGAGCACCTCATGCAGCCTCTGGCCATGCAGCAGGCCGAGCAcggctccgccgccgccgctgccgccgccgccgccgcggctaACATGCTGCCCGCAGTGTCCACACCTCCCCCCTACCAG GGCCGCCCCATCACGCCCGTCTATGCCATGGCCCACAACGTGCAGCGCATCCCGAACGCCGGCCTGTACGGCGCCGGCTACATGCCCAGCTATGCGGTCAACTCGGCCGCGCTCGTCGCCCTGCAGAAGAACGCCGCCGTCGCCGCGGCCACGTACGGCGGCTACGGCTACGCCATGCCGCAGGCCTTTCCCGCCACGGCCGCCTTCCAGATGCCCCTCCACGACATCTACCAGAGCTACTGa
- the rbm47 gene encoding RNA-binding protein 47 isoform X5, giving the protein MTAEDPASSSVTMSNKSAPSSSAKPPAGPSHLLAHHDHVSVPEGVAGAPNEAALVTLMERTGYDMVQENGQRKYGPPPGWDGQAPPRGCEIFVGKIPRDVYEDELVPVFESVGRIYEMRLMMDFDGKNRGYAFVMYTQKHEAKRAVRELNNYEVRPGRLLGVCCSVDNCRLFIGGIPKTKKREEILEEVSKVTEGVLDVIVYASAADKMKNRGFAFVEYESHRAAAMARRKLMPGRIQLWGHQIAVDWAEPEIDVDEDVMETVKILYVRNLMMETSEETLRKVFGQWNQGCVERVKKIRDYAFVHFTSRDDAVLAMDHLNGTEVEGSCIEVTLAKPVDKEQYTRYQKASKGGTVAAPAETPQPNYIYQCDPYTLTYYGYPYSTLIGPNRDYFVKVALSGLGGQYSVFSAGPGAKMMEEGKMHGMEHLMQPLAMQQAEHGSAAAAAAAAAAANMLPAVSTPPPYQGRPITPVYAMAHNVQRIPNAGLYGAGYMPSYAVNSAALVALQKNAAVAAATYGGYGYAMPQAFPATAAFQMPLHDIYQSY; this is encoded by the exons ATGACAGCCgaagaccccgcttcctcttcCGTAACCATGAGCAACAAGTCCGCCCCCTCCAGCAGCGCCAAACCACCCGCGGGCCCCTCCCACCTGCTCGCCCACCACGACCACGTGTCCGTCCCTGAGGGCGTGGCCGGCGCGCCCAATGAGGCCGCCCTGGTCACCCTGATGGAGCGCACCGGCTACGACATGGTGCAGGAGAACGGCCAGCGCAAGTACGGCCCCCCGCCGGGCTGGGACGGACAGGCGCCCCCACGCGGCTGTGAGATCTTCGTGGGCAAGATCCCGCGGGACGTGTACGAAGACGAACTGGTGCCCGTGTTCGAGTCGGTGGGCCGCATCTACGAGATGCGCCTGATGATGGACTTTGACGGCAAGAACCGCGGCTACGCCTTTGTGATGTACACGCAGAAGCACGAGGCCAAGCGGGCGGTGCGGGAGCTCAACAACTACGAGGTGCGCCCGGGCCGCCTGCTGGGCGTCTGCTGCTCGGTGGACAACTGCCGGCTGTTCATCGGCGGCATCCCCAAGACCAAGAAGCGGGAGGAGATCCTGGAGGAGGTGTCCAAGGTGACGGAGGGCGTGCTGGACGTCATTGTGTACGCCAGCGCCGCCGACAAGATGAAGAACCGAGGCTTCGCCTTCGTGGAGTACGAGTCGCACCGTGCCGCCGCCATGGCCCGCCGGAAGCTGATGCCCGGCAGGATCCAGCTGTGGGGACACCAGATCGCCGTGGACTGGGCGGAGCCAGAGATCGACGTGGACGAGGACGTTATGGAGACGGTGAAGATCCTCTACGTCCGCAACCTCATGATGGAGACCAGCGAGGAGACCCTGCGGAAG GTATTCGGCCAATGGAACCAAGGCTGCGTAGAACGCGTCAAGAAGATCCGCGACTACGCATTTGTCCACTTCACCTCCCGGGACGACGCAGTCCTGGCCATGGACCACCTCAACGGCACTGAGGTGGAGGGCTCCTGCATCGAGGTGACCCTGGCCAAGCCTGTGGACAAGGAGCAGTACACGCGCTACCAGAAGGCATCCAAAGGGGGCACTGTCGCTGCGCCGGCGGAGACGCCCCAGCCGAACTACATTTACCAGTGCGACCCGTACACGCTCACGTACTACGGATACCCCTACAGCACGCTGATCGGGCCCAACAGGGACTACTTCGTGAAAG TGGCCCTGTCCGGTCTGGGGGGCCAGTACTCTGTCTTCAgcgcgggccccggggccaagatgatggaggaggggaagatGCACGGCATGGAGCACCTCATGCAGCCTCTGGCCATGCAGCAGGCCGAGCAcggctccgccgccgccgctgccgccgccgccgccgcggctaACATGCTGCCCGCAGTGTCCACACCTCCCCCCTACCAG GGCCGCCCCATCACGCCCGTCTATGCCATGGCCCACAACGTGCAGCGCATCCCGAACGCCGGCCTGTACGGCGCCGGCTACATGCCCAGCTATGCGGTCAACTCGGCCGCGCTCGTCGCCCTGCAGAAGAACGCCGCCGTCGCCGCGGCCACGTACGGCGGCTACGGCTACGCCATGCCGCAGGCCTTTCCCGCCACGGCCGCCTTCCAGATGCCCCTCCACGACATCTACCAGAGCTACTGa
- the rbm47 gene encoding RNA-binding protein 47 isoform X3, whose protein sequence is MTAEDPASSSVTMSNKSAPSSSAKPPAGPSHLLAHHDHVSVPEGVAGAPNEAALVTLMERTGYDMVQENGQRKYGPPPGWDGQAPPRGCEIFVGKIPRDVYEDELVPVFESVGRIYEMRLMMDFDGKNRGYAFVMYTQKHEAKRAVRELNNYEVRPGRLLGVCCSVDNCRLFIGGIPKTKKREEILEEVSKVTEGVLDVIVYASAADKMKNRGFAFVEYESHRAAAMARRKLMPGRIQLWGHQIAVDWAEPEIDVDEDVMETVKILYVRNLMMETSEETLRKVFGQWNQGCVERVKKIRDYAFVHFTSRDDAVLAMDHLNGTEVEGSCIEVTLAKPVDKEQYTRYQKASKGGTVAAPAETPQPNYIYQCDPYTLTYYGYPYSTLIGPNRDYFVKAGTVRGRGRAAPGTRTPGPRGSYLGGYSAGRGIYSRYHDGKAKQSDTPYDLMTGLELASSVNPVGIKPGTMALSGLGGQYSVFSAGPGAKMMEEGKMHGMEHLMQPLAMQQAEHGSAAAAAAAAAAANMLPAVSTPPPYQGRPITPVYAMAHNVQRIPNAGLYGAGYMPSYAVNSAALVALQKNAAVAAATYGGYGYAMPQAFPATAAFQMPLHDIYQSY, encoded by the exons ATGACAGCCgaagaccccgcttcctcttcCGTAACCATGAGCAACAAGTCCGCCCCCTCCAGCAGCGCCAAACCACCCGCGGGCCCCTCCCACCTGCTCGCCCACCACGACCACGTGTCCGTCCCTGAGGGCGTGGCCGGCGCGCCCAATGAGGCCGCCCTGGTCACCCTGATGGAGCGCACCGGCTACGACATGGTGCAGGAGAACGGCCAGCGCAAGTACGGCCCCCCGCCGGGCTGGGACGGACAGGCGCCCCCACGCGGCTGTGAGATCTTCGTGGGCAAGATCCCGCGGGACGTGTACGAAGACGAACTGGTGCCCGTGTTCGAGTCGGTGGGCCGCATCTACGAGATGCGCCTGATGATGGACTTTGACGGCAAGAACCGCGGCTACGCCTTTGTGATGTACACGCAGAAGCACGAGGCCAAGCGGGCGGTGCGGGAGCTCAACAACTACGAGGTGCGCCCGGGCCGCCTGCTGGGCGTCTGCTGCTCGGTGGACAACTGCCGGCTGTTCATCGGCGGCATCCCCAAGACCAAGAAGCGGGAGGAGATCCTGGAGGAGGTGTCCAAGGTGACGGAGGGCGTGCTGGACGTCATTGTGTACGCCAGCGCCGCCGACAAGATGAAGAACCGAGGCTTCGCCTTCGTGGAGTACGAGTCGCACCGTGCCGCCGCCATGGCCCGCCGGAAGCTGATGCCCGGCAGGATCCAGCTGTGGGGACACCAGATCGCCGTGGACTGGGCGGAGCCAGAGATCGACGTGGACGAGGACGTTATGGAGACGGTGAAGATCCTCTACGTCCGCAACCTCATGATGGAGACCAGCGAGGAGACCCTGCGGAAG GTATTCGGCCAATGGAACCAAGGCTGCGTAGAACGCGTCAAGAAGATCCGCGACTACGCATTTGTCCACTTCACCTCCCGGGACGACGCAGTCCTGGCCATGGACCACCTCAACGGCACTGAGGTGGAGGGCTCCTGCATCGAGGTGACCCTGGCCAAGCCTGTGGACAAGGAGCAGTACACGCGCTACCAGAAGGCATCCAAAGGGGGCACTGTCGCTGCGCCGGCGGAGACGCCCCAGCCGAACTACATTTACCAGTGCGACCCGTACACGCTCACGTACTACGGATACCCCTACAGCACGCTGATCGGGCCCAACAGGGACTACTTCGTGAAAG CAGGTACTGTGCGGGGTCGTGGCCGCGCCGCACCAGGTACCCGGacccccgggccacgggggtcGTACCTGGGAGGCTACTCCGCCGGCCGCGGTATCTACAGCCGTTACCATGACGGCAAGGCCAAGCAGTCCGATACGCCCTATGATCTGATGACTGGCCTGGAGCTGGCCTCATCCGTCAACCCCGTTGGCATCAAACCTGGCACAA TGGCCCTGTCCGGTCTGGGGGGCCAGTACTCTGTCTTCAgcgcgggccccggggccaagatgatggaggaggggaagatGCACGGCATGGAGCACCTCATGCAGCCTCTGGCCATGCAGCAGGCCGAGCAcggctccgccgccgccgctgccgccgccgccgccgcggctaACATGCTGCCCGCAGTGTCCACACCTCCCCCCTACCAG GGCCGCCCCATCACGCCCGTCTATGCCATGGCCCACAACGTGCAGCGCATCCCGAACGCCGGCCTGTACGGCGCCGGCTACATGCCCAGCTATGCGGTCAACTCGGCCGCGCTCGTCGCCCTGCAGAAGAACGCCGCCGTCGCCGCGGCCACGTACGGCGGCTACGGCTACGCCATGCCGCAGGCCTTTCCCGCCACGGCCGCCTTCCAGATGCCCCTCCACGACATCTACCAGAGCTACTGa
- the rbm47 gene encoding RNA-binding protein 47 isoform X1, with amino-acid sequence MTAEDPASSSVTMSNKSAPSSSAKPPAGPSHLLAHHDHVSVPEGVAGAPNEAALVTLMERTGYDMVQENGQRKYGPPPGWDGQAPPRGCEIFVGKIPRDVYEDELVPVFESVGRIYEMRLMMDFDGKNRGYAFVMYTQKHEAKRAVRELNNYEVRPGRLLGVCCSVDNCRLFIGGIPKTKKREEILEEVSKVTEGVLDVIVYASAADKMKNRGFAFVEYESHRAAAMARRKLMPGRIQLWGHQIAVDWAEPEIDVDEDVMETVKILYVRNLMMETSEETLRKVFGQWNQGCVERVKKIRDYAFVHFTSRDDAVLAMDHLNGTEVEGSCIEVTLAKPVDKEQYTRYQKASKGGTVAAPAETPQPNYIYQCDPYTLTYYGYPYSTLIGPNRDYFVKGAPMIQNDAGTVRGRGRAAPGTRTPGPRGSYLGGYSAGRGIYSRYHDGKAKQSDTPYDLMTGLELASSVNPVGIKPGTMALSGLGGQYSVFSAGPGAKMMEEGKMHGMEHLMQPLAMQQAEHGSAAAAAAAAAAANMLPAVSTPPPYQGRPITPVYAMAHNVQRIPNAGLYGAGYMPSYAVNSAALVALQKNAAVAAATYGGYGYAMPQAFPATAAFQMPLHDIYQSY; translated from the exons ATGACAGCCgaagaccccgcttcctcttcCGTAACCATGAGCAACAAGTCCGCCCCCTCCAGCAGCGCCAAACCACCCGCGGGCCCCTCCCACCTGCTCGCCCACCACGACCACGTGTCCGTCCCTGAGGGCGTGGCCGGCGCGCCCAATGAGGCCGCCCTGGTCACCCTGATGGAGCGCACCGGCTACGACATGGTGCAGGAGAACGGCCAGCGCAAGTACGGCCCCCCGCCGGGCTGGGACGGACAGGCGCCCCCACGCGGCTGTGAGATCTTCGTGGGCAAGATCCCGCGGGACGTGTACGAAGACGAACTGGTGCCCGTGTTCGAGTCGGTGGGCCGCATCTACGAGATGCGCCTGATGATGGACTTTGACGGCAAGAACCGCGGCTACGCCTTTGTGATGTACACGCAGAAGCACGAGGCCAAGCGGGCGGTGCGGGAGCTCAACAACTACGAGGTGCGCCCGGGCCGCCTGCTGGGCGTCTGCTGCTCGGTGGACAACTGCCGGCTGTTCATCGGCGGCATCCCCAAGACCAAGAAGCGGGAGGAGATCCTGGAGGAGGTGTCCAAGGTGACGGAGGGCGTGCTGGACGTCATTGTGTACGCCAGCGCCGCCGACAAGATGAAGAACCGAGGCTTCGCCTTCGTGGAGTACGAGTCGCACCGTGCCGCCGCCATGGCCCGCCGGAAGCTGATGCCCGGCAGGATCCAGCTGTGGGGACACCAGATCGCCGTGGACTGGGCGGAGCCAGAGATCGACGTGGACGAGGACGTTATGGAGACGGTGAAGATCCTCTACGTCCGCAACCTCATGATGGAGACCAGCGAGGAGACCCTGCGGAAG GTATTCGGCCAATGGAACCAAGGCTGCGTAGAACGCGTCAAGAAGATCCGCGACTACGCATTTGTCCACTTCACCTCCCGGGACGACGCAGTCCTGGCCATGGACCACCTCAACGGCACTGAGGTGGAGGGCTCCTGCATCGAGGTGACCCTGGCCAAGCCTGTGGACAAGGAGCAGTACACGCGCTACCAGAAGGCATCCAAAGGGGGCACTGTCGCTGCGCCGGCGGAGACGCCCCAGCCGAACTACATTTACCAGTGCGACCCGTACACGCTCACGTACTACGGATACCCCTACAGCACGCTGATCGGGCCCAACAGGGACTACTTCGTGAAAG GAGCCCCAATGATACAGAACGATG CAGGTACTGTGCGGGGTCGTGGCCGCGCCGCACCAGGTACCCGGacccccgggccacgggggtcGTACCTGGGAGGCTACTCCGCCGGCCGCGGTATCTACAGCCGTTACCATGACGGCAAGGCCAAGCAGTCCGATACGCCCTATGATCTGATGACTGGCCTGGAGCTGGCCTCATCCGTCAACCCCGTTGGCATCAAACCTGGCACAA TGGCCCTGTCCGGTCTGGGGGGCCAGTACTCTGTCTTCAgcgcgggccccggggccaagatgatggaggaggggaagatGCACGGCATGGAGCACCTCATGCAGCCTCTGGCCATGCAGCAGGCCGAGCAcggctccgccgccgccgctgccgccgccgccgccgcggctaACATGCTGCCCGCAGTGTCCACACCTCCCCCCTACCAG GGCCGCCCCATCACGCCCGTCTATGCCATGGCCCACAACGTGCAGCGCATCCCGAACGCCGGCCTGTACGGCGCCGGCTACATGCCCAGCTATGCGGTCAACTCGGCCGCGCTCGTCGCCCTGCAGAAGAACGCCGCCGTCGCCGCGGCCACGTACGGCGGCTACGGCTACGCCATGCCGCAGGCCTTTCCCGCCACGGCCGCCTTCCAGATGCCCCTCCACGACATCTACCAGAGCTACTGa